The Oscillatoria sp. FACHB-1406 genome includes the window AAAAAGAAGGCAGCGACTCAAAAACTGCTAAGTACGGTAGGAATTTGCGTTGTTTGCGCCCTTCTTTTAGGGGTTCCTATTGCCCTCTCCGTGGATCCCAAGATTGGGATTGCAGTGGGCGGCGGACTGCCCATTTTTTACCTTTGCTATCAATACCCGCGATCGGCGCTTTGGTTTTTTCTCATTTATATGCCCTTTGGCGGAACCATAACTTATTGGTTAGCTGGTGGAAATGCCCTTTTTCAACTTGCCAAAGATGCCTTTTATATTCCCGCTCTGATCGCTTTAGCAATTCGTGCCAAACAAAAGAAGCAGCCTGTTATGCTTCCTAAAGAAGCAATCCCGACTTTTTCGCTGCTTTTAATTTGCGCGCTGATGACTCTATTTTTGGTCAATGGGTTATTGCAATTTTCACCGAAAAAAGATGGGATACCCTTCGCTCAGGGAGTTTTAGGGTTAAAAGTTTTAATTGGTTACGTGCCGCTGATTTTTTGTGCGTATCACTTGATTGAAACGAAAAAAGAACTATTGTGGGTAACTCGCCTCCATACGATTCTTGCCATTATTTGCTGTAGCCTTTGCTTAGTACAGTATCAAATGCTAAAAAGTGGAAGCTGTAAAGGCACTGAAGGGCTAGGAGTGGAAGGAGATGATTTATTTAAAGCAAGTTTGGAAGCCAAATGCTTTGTTGGGGGTGCATTAACTTATTCGCCATCTCACAATCAAATTCGCTTGCCTGGAACCTTTGTATCGCCTTGGCACTGGGGTTGGTTTTTAATTGCTAATTCTGCCTTAACTTTTGTCTCTGCTTTCTGCGATCCGACCTTTATCTGGCGACTTGTCGGAATGGCAGGAATGGCATTAGTCTTTATTTGTTCGGCAATCTCAGGTCAGCGTATTGCTACACTTTTAGTCCCCGTTATTATCGTCATTCTGTTAGTTTTAACCGGGCAAGTTGCTAACCTCAAACGCTTTCTACCAATTGGAATCGGGTTGGGTATCGTTTTAACAATTGCAGCTATTACTAATCCCACTCTTATTGAAGAACGAATTGCCAGCACGCAAAGTCGGGTAGAAGCATCCCCCCCTCAATCTTTTATTACCGAACAGTTTGGTTGGGCGATCAAACAACAAAGAGGATTTTTCGGTCGAGGCTTAGGTAAAGCAACCAATTCAACGCGAATGTTCGGGAAAGCGGCATTAGTTGAAACTTATCACCCAAAACTTCTTTATGAAATGGGATGGCCGGGTTTAATTTCATTTTTAATTTTTACGGCACATTTATCTTTTATTTGCTTTGTCAAGTATCGTTCGGTAAAAGATAAAAGTTTACGAAGCTTTGCTTCAGGCTTTTGGGTGTTTGTTTTAATTATTAGCTTTTTTCCATATTGGTATCCTCTCGATACCGATCCAGTTTGCGTTTATTACTGGTTTTTAATTGGAGCGATTGTAAAAATGCCAGAAATCGATAAACAAGAACAGAAAAAACTCAAAGAGATTCAACTGAATGAGAGTCGAGAGGCAAAATCAAAAACGCTCCCTAAAAGATCGTGAATCGGGAGCGATAACTCTCAATGGGTTGGCAAATGCAGGATCGTGTAGCTTACTATAGCAATTAATAGCTAGGTCAATTTTGTCAGAACGAATTGAGCAATGAATGTACCGTTAATTTCAGTAATTATCCCGACTTACGGTCGCGAAGTGGTGCTGCGCGATACGCTGATGGACGTTATCGAACAGGACTATCCAAACTATGAAGTTATCGTCGTCGATCAAACGCCTACCCATGAAGCGGAAACGGAAACGGTTTTGCAACAACTAGCCGATGCGGGCAAGATTCAATGGTTTCGCGTCAATTGGGCCAATCTCCCCGGGGCGCGTAATTATGCGGTGCGGCGCGCTAAGGGCGAGATTTTGTTGTTTATTGACGATGATGTCAAGTTGCCGCCGGGATATCTCCAGGCGCACGCGCGCAACTTCGTGGAGCGTCCGGAAGTCGGTGTGGTGGCGGGACGAGTATTCGATCGCATGAAATTGAAGGACGCACAAAATGGTTGCGGGCAGTTGTCCGGCGAACCGGATAGTAACTCGCCGGAAATCGAGTTTTTGCCGCCGGAGGCGATGGATCCGGGGATTGCTTGGTATTACATCGATCTCGTCCATACAACGAAACCGCAGCGGGTGTTGTCGGCGCGGGGCTGCAATATGGCGTTTCGCCGGGATATTTTTTACGATCGCGGGTTGTGGTTTGACGAGCGCTTTCGGGGAAGTGCGGTGCGAGAGGAATCGGATTTTTGCTTGCGCTTGCGACAAACGGGCTACGAGATTTGGTACGATCCCGAAGCGCATTTGGTGCATTTGGGCGAGATGAGCGGCGGCTGTCACGATATCAGTACGCGATCGCTACAATATCAAGTTGCTTTCTACCACAATCATTTTCTCCTCGCGTTAAAAAATTTAACCTGGAACGAACGCTTGCGCCTGTTTTCCAAGTTATTCGACTGCCACGTTCTGGGGAATCCGCCCTGTTACAAGGAAAAATCCTTGCAAAAAACAATCGTGCGCGGTGCATTTTATGGAATCGGTTTGTTAGATGCGATCGCGACTCAGATCAAATCGCTCTGGGATGACGGGCAAATTTACACGCGCCAAG containing:
- the hpsN gene encoding hormogonium polysaccharide biosynthesis glycosyltransferase HpsN is translated as MNVPLISVIIPTYGREVVLRDTLMDVIEQDYPNYEVIVVDQTPTHEAETETVLQQLADAGKIQWFRVNWANLPGARNYAVRRAKGEILLFIDDDVKLPPGYLQAHARNFVERPEVGVVAGRVFDRMKLKDAQNGCGQLSGEPDSNSPEIEFLPPEAMDPGIAWYYIDLVHTTKPQRVLSARGCNMAFRRDIFYDRGLWFDERFRGSAVREESDFCLRLRQTGYEIWYDPEAHLVHLGEMSGGCHDISTRSLQYQVAFYHNHFLLALKNLTWNERLRLFSKLFDCHVLGNPPCYKEKSLQKTIVRGAFYGIGLLDAIATQIKSLWDDGQIYTRQDTVISASKSKVEVG
- the hpsL gene encoding hormogonium polysaccharide biosynthesis protein HpsL — encoded protein: MVKSKSKKKSKQKGKQKPEEPALSRQELAILKRKKKAATQKLLSTVGICVVCALLLGVPIALSVDPKIGIAVGGGLPIFYLCYQYPRSALWFFLIYMPFGGTITYWLAGGNALFQLAKDAFYIPALIALAIRAKQKKQPVMLPKEAIPTFSLLLICALMTLFLVNGLLQFSPKKDGIPFAQGVLGLKVLIGYVPLIFCAYHLIETKKELLWVTRLHTILAIICCSLCLVQYQMLKSGSCKGTEGLGVEGDDLFKASLEAKCFVGGALTYSPSHNQIRLPGTFVSPWHWGWFLIANSALTFVSAFCDPTFIWRLVGMAGMALVFICSAISGQRIATLLVPVIIVILLVLTGQVANLKRFLPIGIGLGIVLTIAAITNPTLIEERIASTQSRVEASPPQSFITEQFGWAIKQQRGFFGRGLGKATNSTRMFGKAALVETYHPKLLYEMGWPGLISFLIFTAHLSFICFVKYRSVKDKSLRSFASGFWVFVLIISFFPYWYPLDTDPVCVYYWFLIGAIVKMPEIDKQEQKKLKEIQLNESREAKSKTLPKRS